A single Thermosynechococcus vestitus BP-1 DNA region contains:
- a CDS encoding rod shape-determining protein, with the protein MGLFSRLSRDIGIDLGTANTLIYMSGRGVVLEEPSVVAIDQNTKQPLAVGAEAKRMLGRTPGNVVAVRPLRDGVIADFERAELMLKHFMRQVHGGKNLFAPRVVIGIPSGVTGVERRAIEDAARGAGAREVYLIDEPVAAAFGAGLPVEEPTGNMIVDIGGGTTEVAVLSLQGTVLSESVRVAGDEISEAIVQYLKKVHNLIIGERTAEEIKIRIGSAYPNDSYDSESIEVRGLHQLSGLPRTVVVKAEEIRESMAEPLSAIIEAIKRTLERTPPELAADIVDRGIMLAGGGALLRGLDTLISHETGIVVHVAADPLRCVVMGTGRVLENFKDLARVFSTQPAVIG; encoded by the coding sequence GTGGGACTATTTAGTCGGCTATCACGAGATATCGGCATTGACTTGGGCACAGCTAACACACTGATTTATATGTCCGGACGGGGTGTGGTTTTAGAGGAACCCTCCGTTGTTGCCATTGACCAAAACACCAAACAACCCCTTGCCGTTGGCGCTGAAGCGAAGCGAATGCTGGGGCGGACACCGGGGAATGTGGTGGCCGTACGTCCACTGCGGGATGGTGTGATTGCCGATTTTGAGCGTGCCGAACTGATGCTGAAGCACTTTATGCGCCAAGTGCACGGCGGTAAGAATTTGTTTGCCCCCCGGGTGGTGATTGGTATTCCCAGTGGCGTTACCGGTGTCGAACGCCGGGCCATTGAGGATGCTGCTCGAGGTGCTGGAGCGCGGGAAGTGTACTTAATTGATGAACCCGTAGCCGCCGCCTTTGGGGCGGGTTTACCCGTCGAAGAACCGACGGGCAACATGATTGTCGACATTGGTGGTGGCACGACCGAGGTGGCGGTTCTCAGTTTGCAGGGCACCGTTTTAAGTGAATCGGTCCGGGTGGCTGGGGATGAAATCTCTGAGGCGATTGTCCAATATTTGAAAAAAGTGCACAACCTGATTATTGGCGAACGTACGGCTGAGGAGATCAAGATTCGCATTGGCTCTGCCTACCCCAATGACAGCTATGACTCCGAATCCATCGAAGTGCGGGGCCTGCACCAACTCTCTGGTCTACCACGCACAGTTGTGGTCAAAGCAGAGGAGATTCGCGAAAGCATGGCTGAACCCCTCTCGGCCATTATTGAAGCAATTAAGCGTACCCTTGAGCGAACTCCGCCGGAACTAGCTGCAGATATTGTTGATCGCGGGATTATGTTGGCCGGCGGCGGTGCGCTGCTACGGGGTCTGGATACCCTCATTAGCCATGAAACGGGCATTGTCGTCCATGTGGCAGCGGATCCCCTGCGGTGTGTGGTCATGGGTACTGGTCGTGTCCTGGAAAACTTCAAAGACTTGGCTCGTGTCTTTTCCACACAGCCGGCAGTGATTGGCTAA
- a CDS encoding YtxH domain-containing protein — translation MSQQQGGGGAFLGGLLLGSAIGTVVGLLIAPRSGKETRQLLRKSADALPELLEDITTSFEQHRDRLSEATQERWQATLERLKEAIAVGIEVTQQQRQTFQREANGRALSDPDEEDAVNQ, via the coding sequence ATGAGTCAGCAACAGGGTGGCGGTGGTGCTTTTTTAGGAGGTTTGCTCCTAGGGAGTGCGATTGGCACCGTTGTGGGGCTATTGATTGCTCCGCGCTCCGGTAAAGAAACCCGACAACTGCTACGCAAATCCGCTGATGCCCTACCCGAACTGCTCGAAGACATTACCACCAGTTTTGAGCAGCATCGCGATCGCCTCTCAGAGGCTACCCAAGAGCGCTGGCAGGCCACCTTAGAACGGCTCAAGGAAGCGATCGCCGTCGGTATTGAAGTCACCCAGCAGCAGCGGCAAACCTTTCAGCGTGAAGCCAACGGCAGGGCCTTGAGCGACCCTGATGAGGAGGATGCTGTCAATCAATAG
- the fabG gene encoding 3-oxoacyl-ACP reductase FabG — translation MTGFPSGFQHRAVLVTGGTGGLGQGVVPVLLSHGYTLTIPYIDGTARVALEKQLAAAELANVRFVAADLNNESEVAALVERMPQLDAVVHLVGGFSMGATAQFALSDWQQSFRLNVETTFLVCKHALKRMQAQQYGRIVTIGSRGAVEPAAELAAYCAAKAAVVAFTRAIAAETKGKNITANVILPSIIDTPANRAAMGEAQAAHWVSPAAIAELIAYLISEGAAAISGAVIPIYGNA, via the coding sequence ATGACAGGATTTCCCTCAGGATTCCAACATCGTGCAGTTTTAGTGACCGGTGGCACAGGGGGGCTGGGCCAAGGGGTGGTGCCTGTTCTCTTGAGCCACGGCTATACCCTGACAATTCCCTACATTGATGGGACTGCCCGTGTTGCTCTCGAAAAGCAATTGGCGGCGGCGGAATTGGCCAATGTGCGGTTTGTGGCAGCGGACTTGAACAATGAAAGTGAAGTAGCAGCGCTTGTGGAGCGAATGCCGCAATTAGATGCTGTGGTTCACCTCGTGGGTGGCTTTAGTATGGGGGCAACGGCACAATTTGCCCTCAGCGATTGGCAGCAGAGTTTTCGCCTCAATGTTGAGACGACCTTCTTAGTCTGTAAGCACGCCCTTAAACGCATGCAAGCACAGCAATACGGACGCATTGTCACCATTGGGTCCCGCGGTGCCGTCGAACCGGCAGCGGAGCTGGCTGCCTATTGTGCTGCCAAAGCAGCAGTCGTGGCCTTCACGCGGGCGATCGCTGCCGAAACCAAAGGCAAAAATATCACTGCCAATGTGATCCTTCCTAGCATTATTGATACCCCCGCCAATCGGGCGGCAATGGGGGAAGCACAAGCAGCACATTGGGTGAGTCCTGCGGCGATCGCTGAGCTGATTGCCTACCTCATTTCCGAGGGAGCGGCGGCCATTAGTGGCGCCGTGATTCCCATCTATGGCAATGCCTAG
- a CDS encoding transglycosylase SLT domain-containing protein, translating into MLAALLVGGGLFSWYHWRSPSLKPLYTLTVEAPPQTLPELEQWAQSADLLKRDRARYLLAVESLSQRQPQVALQWLQNLEQTYRPMAAPILLLRAEAYRQQGDSRRAQETWEQLLRDYGSEPEAAIALLSLNQPQRAIARFPQHPAVVHYVAQQLEKNPDQVPYLKLVARYGLFLQGYGTYLEILRQRYADQLTPADWEAIAFGYWEKMQYAPAAEAYAKARPTPLNLYRVGRGRQLSGERTGAIAAYQALIQRFPNSSEAALAQLRLARLAKTAAERLPLLAKCLQLATENQAPAIAADALLEQYQAYRELGNTKGAQQSQQQLFKTYPQSSAAAELRWQLAQGAAQKRQWSQAQQWVREILKFNPESELAARAAFWQGKWQGEAGQPQAQRQTWQLVTERYPHTYYAWRAASLLQKPVGTFTTLRQQRPSVAGDRQPLLPLATGSPTLQELYLLRQFQEAWQRWQWEFQNRVTPTAAEQLTDGLIRLGVGEYLDGIFMLQNLFTRAAREPQVATFFAPIRRDLRFWYALYPLPYWELVKKWSLAHNLNPLLVMALIRQESRFEKDIRSVVGATGLMQLMPETAAWIAQQLNLEDYSLVDPEHNIRLGTWYFDYTHNQYNQNTLLALASYNAGPGNVSQWLERFDIGDSDRFVESIPFPETYGYVKSVLENYWNYWQLYAQP; encoded by the coding sequence GTGCTAGCGGCACTGCTTGTTGGCGGTGGGCTGTTCAGTTGGTACCACTGGCGATCGCCCTCATTGAAGCCCCTTTACACCCTCACCGTTGAGGCACCCCCCCAAACTTTGCCAGAACTGGAGCAATGGGCACAGTCTGCGGATCTCCTTAAGCGCGATCGCGCCCGCTATCTTTTGGCCGTAGAAAGCCTGAGTCAACGGCAACCCCAAGTAGCGCTGCAATGGCTCCAAAACCTTGAACAGACCTACCGGCCGATGGCAGCACCTATTCTCCTACTGCGGGCTGAGGCCTATCGCCAACAGGGGGACAGCCGCAGAGCCCAGGAAACGTGGGAACAGTTGCTGCGGGATTATGGCAGCGAACCTGAGGCGGCAATTGCTCTACTGAGCTTAAATCAACCCCAACGGGCGATCGCTCGCTTTCCGCAACATCCTGCCGTCGTCCACTATGTGGCACAACAGTTAGAGAAAAATCCCGATCAAGTCCCTTACCTGAAGTTGGTGGCACGCTACGGTCTTTTTCTTCAAGGGTACGGCACCTACCTCGAAATTTTGCGTCAGCGCTACGCCGATCAACTCACGCCAGCCGATTGGGAAGCGATCGCCTTTGGCTATTGGGAAAAAATGCAGTATGCCCCGGCAGCAGAGGCCTACGCCAAGGCACGACCAACGCCTTTGAATCTCTATCGTGTGGGCCGAGGACGGCAGCTGAGCGGCGAGAGAACTGGGGCGATCGCTGCCTATCAAGCCCTGATCCAACGCTTTCCCAACAGTTCAGAAGCCGCCCTTGCCCAATTGCGCCTGGCCCGCTTAGCCAAAACCGCAGCGGAGCGTCTCCCTTTGCTGGCGAAGTGCCTTCAGTTAGCCACTGAAAATCAAGCGCCAGCGATCGCTGCCGATGCCCTTCTGGAACAGTACCAAGCCTATAGGGAACTGGGGAATACCAAAGGGGCACAACAAAGCCAGCAACAACTCTTCAAGACCTATCCCCAAAGCAGCGCCGCCGCCGAACTGCGCTGGCAACTGGCCCAAGGGGCTGCCCAAAAACGGCAGTGGTCTCAGGCACAACAGTGGGTTAGGGAGATTCTCAAGTTCAACCCTGAGAGTGAGCTTGCTGCCCGAGCCGCCTTTTGGCAAGGAAAATGGCAAGGGGAAGCAGGACAACCCCAAGCGCAACGCCAAACCTGGCAACTTGTGACGGAGCGCTATCCCCACACCTACTATGCTTGGCGAGCTGCCAGTCTGCTTCAGAAACCCGTGGGCACCTTTACAACCCTGCGACAGCAGCGTCCCTCAGTGGCGGGCGATCGCCAACCCCTACTCCCTCTAGCAACGGGCAGCCCAACACTGCAAGAACTGTATCTCCTGCGGCAATTTCAGGAGGCTTGGCAGCGCTGGCAGTGGGAATTCCAGAACCGAGTGACACCAACAGCGGCAGAGCAACTCACGGATGGCCTGATTCGCCTTGGTGTGGGGGAATATCTCGATGGCATCTTTATGCTGCAAAACTTGTTTACGCGGGCCGCCCGGGAACCGCAGGTGGCCACATTCTTTGCGCCCATTCGCCGTGATCTGCGCTTCTGGTATGCCCTTTACCCCTTGCCCTACTGGGAATTGGTCAAAAAGTGGTCACTGGCCCACAACTTAAATCCCCTATTGGTAATGGCCCTGATTCGCCAAGAATCTCGCTTTGAAAAGGATATCCGCTCAGTGGTGGGGGCAACGGGGTTAATGCAGTTGATGCCAGAGACGGCCGCTTGGATTGCCCAGCAGTTGAACCTAGAGGACTATTCCCTTGTGGATCCGGAGCACAATATCCGCTTGGGCACGTGGTACTTTGACTACACCCACAATCAGTACAATCAAAACACGCTCTTAGCCTTGGCCAGTTACAATGCCGGCCCCGGCAATGTCAGCCAGTGGTTAGAGCGGTTCGATATTGGCGATAGCGATCGCTTTGTGGAATCGATTCCTTTTCCTGAGACCTATGGCTATGTCAAGAGTGTTTTGGAAAACTACTGGAACTACTGGCAACTCTATGCCCAGCCTTAG
- a CDS encoding IS481-like element ISTel1 family transposase, producing MPRIHANARTTPRIRREIQQAPASISHRELARRYGIHRHTVAKWRKRATVEDKSTRPHRLQTTLTEAQELVIVEVRKLLLLPLDDLLVLARTFLNPNLSRSALDRCLRRHGVSNLRILQKERESLEGSPKSTTRQFKAYAPGFIHIDVKYLPQMPDEEQRRYLFVAIDRATRWVYLAIHEEKSAESATRFLANVLANAPFVVRTVLTDNGKEFTDRFSSAGERQPTGHHPFDQLCREKRITHRLIQPRHPQTNGMVERFNGRIAEILRAERFVSAADLQETLTRYLWAYNHRIPQRVLGHMTPIEKLRWWQTERPDLFVSRVDNVTGLDR from the coding sequence ATGCCACGTATTCATGCCAACGCCCGAACGACACCCCGAATTCGCCGTGAAATCCAACAAGCACCGGCTTCGATCAGTCATCGCGAGCTTGCCAGACGTTACGGGATCCACCGGCACACGGTAGCGAAATGGCGTAAGCGCGCAACCGTTGAAGACAAAAGCACCCGCCCGCACCGCCTGCAAACGACGCTTACGGAAGCGCAAGAGCTTGTGATCGTTGAGGTGCGTAAGCTCCTTTTGCTGCCTCTTGATGACCTTCTCGTTCTTGCCCGGACGTTCCTCAACCCCAATCTGAGCCGCTCAGCGCTGGATCGCTGCCTGCGTCGCCACGGAGTCTCGAACCTCAGGATACTGCAAAAGGAACGCGAAAGCCTCGAAGGCAGTCCCAAAAGCACCACGCGGCAGTTCAAAGCGTACGCACCTGGGTTCATCCACATCGACGTCAAATACCTGCCACAAATGCCGGATGAGGAGCAGCGCCGCTACCTCTTTGTCGCGATTGATCGGGCAACGCGCTGGGTCTATTTGGCAATCCACGAGGAGAAGAGCGCAGAATCGGCAACGCGCTTTCTTGCAAATGTCCTTGCCAACGCTCCTTTCGTGGTGCGTACGGTGCTGACTGATAACGGCAAGGAGTTTACCGACCGTTTCTCCTCCGCAGGCGAACGCCAACCCACGGGACACCATCCGTTTGATCAGCTCTGTCGTGAAAAGCGCATCACCCATCGGCTCATCCAACCCCGCCATCCGCAAACCAACGGGATGGTGGAACGCTTCAACGGCCGCATTGCGGAGATTCTGCGCGCTGAACGCTTTGTCTCGGCAGCCGACTTGCAAGAGACGCTCACGCGATACCTTTGGGCGTACAATCACCGCATTCCCCAACGCGTTTTGGGCCACATGACTCCCATTGAGAAACTGCGATGGTGGCAAACTGAGCGACCAGACCTCTTCGTTTCAAGGGTAGATAATGTCACGGGTCTTGACAGATAG
- the ftsY gene encoding signal recognition particle-docking protein FtsY, whose translation MVFNWFRRKFGGSGEEPSPAAESPTEVPPAESTASTASPGILNWAKTALQSIQARQQSQRPTTVETTEETQETPTAEPVAADASFPVSTESTETAVAEPAPIQPLVEAEPREPDPPLLLDEGFLWSAAVLAAQGRRPEEVDLEEITWLQRLRQGLGKTRRGLVHQLRAIVGQGPLSRDAVEAIEMLLLQADVGVKATEQIIAALQTKIRQETLPADQAIAYLKEILRDILDRPFQQGYRRNCAPKKGTLNIWLIAGVNGVGKTTTIGKLAHIATQSGYRCLIAAADTFRAAATEQVKIWGQRSNVEVIANPGKNTDPAAVVFDAIGAAQARGTELLLVDTAGRLQNKANLMEELKKIRRIIDKRAGDAQIESLLVLDATLGQNGLRQAQVFAEAAQLTGVILTKLDGTAKGGVALAVVQELGLPIRFIGAGEGIKDLRPFSSFEFVEALLSSDAEVAA comes from the coding sequence ATGGTTTTTAATTGGTTTCGACGCAAGTTTGGCGGCAGTGGTGAGGAGCCATCGCCCGCTGCAGAAAGCCCAACGGAAGTGCCACCGGCAGAATCCACCGCATCGACTGCTTCCCCCGGCATCCTCAACTGGGCCAAAACGGCACTCCAGTCCATTCAAGCGCGACAGCAATCGCAGCGTCCTACAACCGTTGAAACCACCGAAGAAACTCAGGAGACACCGACTGCTGAACCAGTGGCGGCTGATGCCTCTTTTCCCGTCTCTACAGAGTCTACCGAGACCGCTGTTGCTGAACCTGCTCCTATCCAGCCCCTTGTTGAAGCGGAGCCTAGGGAACCAGACCCCCCCCTTCTTCTTGATGAGGGCTTTTTGTGGTCGGCGGCGGTGCTTGCCGCCCAAGGCCGGCGCCCAGAGGAGGTGGATCTTGAGGAAATTACTTGGTTGCAACGCCTGCGCCAGGGTCTGGGCAAAACCCGTCGCGGACTGGTGCACCAATTGCGGGCGATCGTCGGCCAAGGCCCCTTAAGTCGGGATGCCGTCGAAGCAATTGAGATGTTGCTGTTGCAGGCGGATGTGGGGGTCAAGGCCACAGAGCAAATTATTGCGGCGCTGCAAACAAAAATTCGCCAAGAAACACTCCCTGCCGATCAGGCGATCGCCTACCTGAAGGAGATTCTGCGGGACATTCTTGATCGCCCCTTTCAACAGGGCTACCGCCGCAACTGTGCCCCGAAAAAGGGCACGCTGAATATTTGGTTGATTGCCGGTGTCAACGGTGTCGGCAAAACCACCACCATTGGCAAGCTTGCCCACATTGCTACCCAGTCGGGCTATCGCTGTTTGATTGCAGCAGCAGATACCTTTCGGGCAGCCGCCACCGAACAGGTGAAAATTTGGGGACAGCGCTCCAATGTTGAGGTGATTGCCAACCCCGGCAAAAATACCGATCCCGCTGCCGTGGTCTTTGATGCCATTGGTGCTGCCCAAGCCCGGGGCACAGAATTGCTCCTGGTGGATACCGCTGGCCGCCTGCAAAACAAGGCCAACCTGATGGAGGAACTCAAGAAAATCCGCCGCATCATTGATAAAAGGGCGGGCGATGCCCAAATTGAATCGCTCCTGGTGCTCGATGCGACCCTCGGCCAAAATGGCTTGCGTCAAGCACAGGTGTTTGCAGAAGCAGCGCAACTCACTGGGGTGATCCTGACCAAGTTGGACGGGACGGCAAAAGGGGGGGTGGCCTTGGCGGTGGTGCAGGAATTGGGGCTACCCATCCGCTTTATTGGTGCTGGCGAAGGAATTAAGGACTTGCGTCCCTTTTCCAGTTTTGAATTTGTTGAGGCACTCCTCTCCAGTGATGCGGAGGTTGCAGCATGA
- a CDS encoding M15 family metallopeptidase, translating into MDQDIPVAERLQPIPQGKEKPRQGGWAIASAIVLVGFMGVGAAWFLSRPATSPTATGRASTVTPTENLLGHLPYEEAPLSELEPVSADGQIKLRRAAAERFRAMVAAAQQEGVVLIPLSGFRSTQDQDYLFFEVKEHRAQRASERALVSAPPGYSEHHTGYAVDIGDGAQPQTHLKETFEDTPAFRWLAKNAARFSFELSFPRNNPQGVSYEPWHWRFVGDRHSLQTFYRARQLRLRNAP; encoded by the coding sequence ATGGATCAAGATATTCCTGTTGCGGAGCGGCTACAACCTATCCCCCAGGGGAAGGAGAAACCTCGGCAAGGGGGATGGGCGATCGCCAGCGCCATTGTGCTCGTGGGTTTTATGGGGGTAGGAGCAGCATGGTTCCTCAGTCGTCCCGCGACATCCCCCACAGCCACGGGAAGGGCGTCAACGGTAACGCCAACTGAAAATCTGCTGGGACATCTGCCCTATGAAGAGGCTCCCCTCTCAGAACTGGAACCGGTAAGCGCCGATGGCCAAATCAAGTTACGGCGAGCGGCAGCAGAGCGGTTTCGGGCAATGGTAGCAGCCGCGCAGCAAGAGGGGGTGGTGTTGATCCCCCTTTCTGGATTTCGCTCCACACAGGATCAGGACTATCTTTTTTTTGAGGTCAAGGAGCATCGGGCACAGCGGGCAAGTGAGCGGGCATTGGTGAGTGCGCCCCCTGGCTATAGTGAACACCACACCGGCTATGCCGTTGATATTGGCGATGGCGCCCAGCCCCAAACCCATCTCAAGGAAACCTTTGAGGATACTCCTGCCTTTCGCTGGTTGGCAAAGAATGCGGCTCGTTTTAGTTTTGAGCTGTCCTTTCCTCGCAATAACCCCCAGGGAGTGAGTTATGAACCGTGGCACTGGCGATTTGTTGGCGATCGCCACAGTTTGCAAACCTTCTACAGAGCCCGACAACTCCGATTGAGGAATGCCCCATGA